In Luteimonas sp. MC1750, the following proteins share a genomic window:
- a CDS encoding response regulator yields the protein MPEIRVYLVDDNDGFRDSTAWLLETSGFEVESFASGAAFLAAYAGHRHGDASECLVSDIRMPEMSGLQLQDELGRRGIQLPIVFVTAHGDVPLAVEAMRKGASNFLEKPFSEQALVDALRTALAHSRNRGAGGGMANELLAKLSPRERQVLDLVVASKPNKIIADILGISIKTVELHRANMMSKLGVRSLPELMKVALGHG from the coding sequence ATGCCGGAGATCCGCGTCTACCTGGTCGACGACAACGATGGATTCCGCGACTCGACCGCGTGGCTGCTCGAAACCAGCGGCTTCGAGGTCGAGAGCTTCGCGTCCGGGGCGGCCTTCCTTGCGGCCTATGCCGGCCACCGCCATGGCGATGCCAGCGAATGCCTGGTGTCGGACATCCGCATGCCGGAGATGAGTGGCCTGCAGCTGCAGGACGAGCTGGGCCGGCGCGGCATCCAGCTGCCGATCGTGTTCGTCACCGCGCACGGCGACGTGCCGCTGGCGGTGGAGGCGATGCGCAAGGGCGCGTCGAACTTCCTCGAGAAGCCCTTCTCCGAGCAGGCGCTGGTCGACGCGTTACGCACCGCGCTGGCGCATTCGCGCAACCGCGGCGCCGGCGGCGGCATGGCCAACGAGCTGCTGGCGAAGCTGAGTCCGCGCGAGCGCCAGGTACTCGATCTGGTGGTCGCGAGCAAGCCGAACAAGATCATCGCCGACATCCTCGGCATCAGCATCAAGACCGTCGAACTGCACAGGGCCAACATGATGAGCAAGCTGGGCGTGCGCTCCCTTCCGGAGCTGATGAAGGTGGCGCTTGGCCATGGCTGA
- the sctQ gene encoding type III secretion system cytoplasmic ring protein SctQ: MAERGARAARPRRPRPAATPPADAPPVRALRGLLRGIDAAGCEALRGFFSAPRWWLLGDGAAVRARSGTAPPAAFAIDAEGARLRLQVDGPATAGHDAARLRWSDHAGRSRVLAWSLAHETTLRRLSEWLGVSLLPSLEGDAGEDPAQDAATFWLEVRVDDPPPVDDDEADQPPPHVIARLRLPLAWLPGIAARAEPAHEDDPAPGAGRWRALQSTVHVLFPVTLAMRDWRALRQGDVIVAGHRSQPPACVARAGGRDWPLAPAPGGWTVGGPSTPAPTYHEDSPMTQQDHDGTPSEASAAPASDPARSLPVQVEFELGRTEMSIGELADLQPGYVFPLATPLEGASVTIRANGRIAGRGELVAVGETLGVRLLSWS, translated from the coding sequence ATGGCTGAGCGCGGCGCGCGCGCGGCCCGGCCACGGCGCCCGCGGCCCGCGGCCACGCCGCCTGCCGATGCGCCGCCGGTGCGCGCGCTGCGTGGCCTGCTGCGCGGGATCGACGCGGCGGGCTGCGAGGCCCTGCGCGGCTTCTTCTCCGCGCCACGCTGGTGGCTGCTGGGCGATGGCGCCGCGGTCCGCGCACGGAGCGGCACGGCGCCCCCGGCGGCGTTCGCGATCGATGCCGAAGGCGCGCGGCTGCGGCTGCAGGTGGACGGACCCGCGACCGCCGGCCACGACGCCGCGCGCCTGCGCTGGAGCGACCATGCCGGACGCTCGCGCGTGCTCGCCTGGAGCCTGGCCCACGAGACCACGCTGCGTCGCCTGAGCGAATGGCTGGGCGTGTCCCTGCTGCCGTCGCTGGAGGGCGATGCCGGCGAGGACCCCGCGCAGGATGCCGCGACGTTCTGGCTCGAAGTCCGTGTCGACGATCCGCCGCCGGTCGACGACGACGAGGCCGACCAGCCGCCACCGCACGTGATCGCGCGCCTGCGCCTGCCGCTGGCCTGGCTGCCCGGGATCGCGGCGCGTGCCGAACCAGCCCACGAGGACGACCCGGCCCCGGGCGCCGGCCGCTGGCGTGCGCTGCAGTCCACGGTGCACGTGCTGTTCCCGGTCACCCTGGCGATGCGCGACTGGCGCGCGCTGCGCCAGGGCGACGTGATCGTCGCCGGCCACCGATCGCAGCCACCTGCCTGCGTGGCGCGCGCCGGCGGCCGCGACTGGCCGCTCGCGCCCGCCCCCGGTGGCTGGACCGTCGGCGGCCCGTCCACACCCGCACCCACCTACCACGAGGATTCCCCGATGACCCAGCAGGACCACGACGGCACGCCGTCCGAGGCAAGTGCCGCGCCAGCATCCGATCCGGCCCGCAGCCTGCCGGTCCAGGTGGAATTCGAGCTCGGCCGCACCGAGATGAGCATCGGCGAACTCGCCGACCTGCAGCCGGGCTATGTCTTCCCGCTTGCCACGCCGCTCGAAGGGGCGAGCGTCACCATCCGCGCAAACGGCCGCATCGCCGGCCGCGGCGAGCTGGTGGCTGTGGGCGAGACGCTGGGCGTGCGCCTGCTGTCCTGGAGCTGA
- a CDS encoding EscR/YscR/HrcR family type III secretion system export apparatus protein yields MDFTTFSPAVVLVTVVAIALAPFVAVMVTSFTKIVVVLSLLRNALGLQQVPPNVVINGLAIVLSAYVMSPVILDTHAAVSAYMAGQPPPAEIQAQIEQRAVARAERMAARRAQAPQGGEGAPAPAAGPTDAEPPPASPAAADALRAEAEAAARGAGAAPGQDAIDAGASTVDGAAPATATGFVRARQFANVDNGVDPPAGASDAATADGTDDGPIVITATGAPRPPTPTAGAPMDAARMLGIFEASKEPLRSFLIRHSNDQERAFFLKSAQRLLPVDRRDDLDVDDFIVVIPAFTVSELTTAFQIGFLIFLPFLIIDLVVANILLALGMMMLSPTTISLPFKLLLFVLVDGWAKLVHGLVLTYAGG; encoded by the coding sequence ATGGACTTCACCACCTTCTCGCCGGCGGTCGTCCTCGTCACCGTCGTCGCCATCGCGCTGGCGCCGTTCGTGGCGGTGATGGTGACCTCGTTCACCAAGATCGTGGTGGTGCTGAGCCTGCTGCGCAACGCGCTCGGCCTGCAGCAGGTGCCGCCGAACGTGGTGATCAACGGCCTTGCGATCGTGCTGTCGGCCTATGTGATGTCGCCGGTGATCCTCGACACCCACGCCGCGGTGAGCGCCTACATGGCCGGACAGCCGCCGCCGGCGGAGATCCAGGCGCAGATCGAGCAGCGCGCCGTCGCGCGCGCCGAGCGCATGGCCGCGCGCCGTGCGCAGGCACCACAGGGCGGTGAGGGCGCGCCGGCGCCCGCCGCCGGCCCCACGGACGCGGAGCCGCCGCCGGCCAGCCCGGCCGCCGCGGATGCGCTGCGCGCGGAGGCCGAGGCCGCGGCGCGCGGCGCAGGCGCGGCACCAGGGCAAGACGCGATCGACGCGGGCGCGAGCACTGTCGACGGCGCAGCTCCCGCGACAGCGACCGGCTTCGTCCGCGCACGGCAGTTCGCCAACGTCGACAACGGCGTCGATCCACCTGCCGGCGCCTCCGACGCTGCCACCGCTGACGGAACCGACGACGGTCCGATCGTGATCACCGCCACCGGGGCGCCGCGTCCGCCGACGCCCACGGCCGGGGCGCCGATGGACGCCGCACGCATGCTCGGCATCTTCGAGGCCAGCAAGGAGCCGCTGCGCAGCTTCCTGATCCGCCATTCCAACGACCAGGAGCGCGCCTTCTTCCTCAAGAGCGCGCAGCGCCTGCTGCCGGTCGACCGGCGCGACGACCTCGACGTCGACGACTTCATCGTCGTCATCCCCGCGTTCACGGTCAGCGAGCTGACCACCGCGTTCCAGATCGGCTTCCTGATCTTCCTGCCGTTCCTGATCATCGACCTGGTGGTGGCCAACATCCTGCTGGCGCTGGGCATGATGATGCTCTCGCCGACGACCATCTCGCTGCCGTTCAAGCTGCTGCTGTTCGTGCTGGTCGACGGCTGGGCGAAGCTGGTCCACGGCCTCGTGCTGACCTACGCGGGCGGCTGA
- the sctS gene encoding type III secretion system export apparatus subunit SctS: MNEVLELTKEALYLVMLLSGPPIGAAALVGLVIAFLQAATQLQEQTFAYACKFVAIVLMLFLTAALIGGSLYSYTERIFRDFPGLVVRN, encoded by the coding sequence GTGAACGAGGTCCTCGAGCTCACCAAGGAAGCGCTGTACCTGGTCATGCTGCTGTCCGGGCCGCCGATCGGCGCCGCAGCGCTGGTGGGCCTGGTCATCGCCTTCCTGCAGGCCGCCACCCAGCTGCAGGAGCAGACCTTCGCCTACGCCTGCAAGTTCGTCGCCATCGTGCTGATGCTGTTCCTCACCGCGGCCCTGATCGGCGGCTCGCTGTACAGCTATACCGAGCGCATCTTCCGCGACTTCCCGGGCCTGGTGGTCCGGAACTGA
- the sctT gene encoding type III secretion system export apparatus subunit SctT translates to MFELLGNPLLALALVLPRVIGAFLMLPLMTKETVPPMVRNSFMVSLGIMVLPAAIAGTPMDNLGTIEWPMIILKEVFIGVAIGFTFGIVFWAVSAVGGVIDTQVGMSMAQIFDPIQGHQVTLHGEFLSQLATWLFMASGAFLVFMDILMSSYALWPVTSYFPDLPAVGMNLFVGQFNYMMTTVLVLAAPVMVVLLIIDLSFGLVNRYAPQLNVFALTLPIKAWLATAMILILLGVYVEILLERLGSNRHLLGLLRQALG, encoded by the coding sequence GTGTTCGAACTCCTCGGCAATCCCCTGCTGGCGCTGGCGCTGGTGCTGCCGCGGGTCATCGGCGCCTTCCTGATGCTGCCGCTGATGACCAAGGAGACGGTGCCGCCGATGGTGCGCAACAGCTTCATGGTGAGCCTGGGGATCATGGTCCTGCCCGCCGCGATCGCGGGCACGCCGATGGACAACCTGGGCACGATCGAATGGCCGATGATCATCCTCAAGGAGGTCTTCATCGGCGTCGCCATCGGCTTCACCTTCGGCATCGTGTTCTGGGCGGTGTCGGCGGTGGGCGGCGTCATCGACACCCAGGTCGGCATGTCCATGGCGCAGATCTTCGATCCCATCCAGGGCCACCAGGTCACCCTGCACGGCGAGTTCCTGTCGCAGCTGGCGACCTGGCTGTTCATGGCCAGCGGCGCCTTCCTGGTGTTCATGGACATCCTGATGTCCAGCTATGCGCTGTGGCCGGTGACGTCCTACTTCCCCGACCTGCCCGCGGTGGGCATGAACCTGTTCGTCGGGCAGTTCAACTACATGATGACCACGGTGCTGGTGCTGGCGGCGCCGGTGATGGTGGTGCTGCTGATCATCGACCTGTCGTTCGGCCTGGTGAACCGCTACGCGCCGCAGCTCAACGTGTTCGCGCTGACCCTGCCGATCAAGGCCTGGCTGGCCACGGCGATGATCCTCATCCTGCTGGGCGTCTACGTCGAGATCCTGCTCGAGCGCCTGGGCAGCAACCGCCACCTGCTCGGCCTGCTGCGCCAGGCGCTGGGCTGA
- the sctU gene encoding type III secretion system export apparatus subunit SctU: MAKDQGADKTEQPTAKKLRDARKDANVSKSKELTSTVLVLGWLVGGWMLLDFMWGRLRHLFDASFDSIHLPFAEAAPVLGRLAFDTLVALTVPLLLLALFLGVVVEFLQVGPVASMKKLVPDASKLNPVEGVKKMFSMDNLVELVKAFFKSVALIFIGGVVLYGMRHSLMALPHAPPEAMGTAIWHGLLRIGIWTIGVFFFVSVLDAWYQKFSFLKQMRMSRRDIKQEVKENEGDPYVKQRRKQLHQEWSQQNMLNAVRGSNVVVTNPTHIAVALQFEDGVTDLPVVVAKGEGAEAEEIKRVAEEAGVPVLQNIPLARGLHEKVEVDDYIGNEFFDAVAEVLFWAEGIRRGE, encoded by the coding sequence ATGGCGAAGGACCAGGGCGCCGACAAGACCGAGCAGCCGACAGCCAAGAAGCTCCGCGACGCGCGCAAGGACGCCAACGTCAGCAAGAGCAAGGAGCTGACCAGCACCGTGCTGGTGCTCGGCTGGCTGGTCGGCGGCTGGATGCTGCTCGACTTCATGTGGGGACGGCTCAGGCACCTTTTCGACGCCAGCTTCGACAGCATCCACCTGCCCTTCGCCGAGGCCGCACCGGTCCTCGGCCGGCTGGCCTTCGACACCCTGGTCGCGCTGACCGTGCCGCTGCTGCTGCTGGCGCTGTTCCTCGGCGTGGTGGTGGAGTTCCTGCAGGTCGGCCCGGTGGCGAGCATGAAGAAGCTCGTGCCCGACGCCTCCAAGCTCAATCCGGTCGAGGGCGTCAAGAAGATGTTCTCGATGGACAACCTGGTCGAGCTGGTCAAGGCGTTCTTCAAGAGCGTCGCGCTGATCTTCATCGGCGGCGTGGTGCTGTACGGCATGCGCCACAGCCTGATGGCACTGCCGCACGCACCGCCCGAGGCGATGGGCACGGCGATCTGGCACGGGCTGCTCAGGATCGGCATCTGGACCATCGGCGTGTTCTTCTTCGTCTCGGTGCTGGACGCCTGGTACCAGAAATTCTCCTTCCTGAAGCAGATGCGCATGAGCCGCCGCGACATCAAGCAGGAGGTCAAGGAAAACGAGGGCGACCCCTACGTGAAGCAGCGGCGCAAGCAGCTGCACCAGGAGTGGTCGCAGCAGAACATGCTCAATGCCGTCAGGGGATCGAACGTCGTGGTGACCAATCCAACGCACATCGCCGTCGCGCTGCAGTTCGAGGACGGCGTCACCGACCTGCCGGTGGTCGTGGCCAAGGGCGAGGGCGCCGAAGCCGAGGAGATCAAGCGCGTGGCCGAGGAGGCCGGCGTGCCGGTGCTGCAGAACATCCCGCTGGCGCGCGGGCTGCACGAGAAGGTCGAGGTCGACGACTACATCGGCAACGAGTTCTTCGACGCGGTGGCCGAGGTGCTGTTCTGGGCCGAGGGCATCCGCCGCGGCGAGTGA
- the plsB gene encoding glycerol-3-phosphate 1-O-acyltransferase PlsB → MFESSAAGAPGTDHADGNASAADLQSTVPGAGRPRPRRSATRHAAPWWARLVGRLLSPWIGLSIEPQAPGQDIDERPVCYVLEDYGLSNALILDRACREAGLPSPLVPLANDPLGRRRAYVALSRRNAGSALALATQIATQRRPEKKKNHSDSLAKLLQAHRSDPLLDVQLVPVSIFVGRAPDKNSGWFSVLFSENWALVGRFRRLLAIMLNGRDTLVRFAPPVAVRAIVAEGLEPEREVRKLSRLLRTHFNRIRAAVIGPDLSTRRLLVDKVLSSGPVREAIADQARREGGDPAKAQAEAWKKAHGYAYEIAADYAHPVVRSASFLLTTVWNRIFRGVLVHHLDQLKAVAPGNEIVYVPCHRSHMDYLLLSYLLYTRGIVPPHIAAGINLNLPVIGTILRKGGAFFIRRSFRGNALYSAVFTEYVAQLVAGGYSIEYFIEGGRSRTGRLLQPKGGMVAMTVRGFLRQPTRPVLFQPVYIGYEKLMEGNSYLDELSGKPKEKESIWTLLWGIPKVLRQNYGQVVVNFGEPIALADMLAEHASDWDGRPLSDEDKPAWLSTTVDATAQRIQERVNSAADVNPINLIALALLSTPKHAMGEADLVAQIVLSKKLLAEVPYSALVTMTPHSPAQIIAHGEEIGVLHRVVHPLGDVLRVDGDTAVLLSYFRNNVVHLFTASAWIACCFLHNRRMARNTLLRIGRAMYPFLQGELFLPWDEDGFASRIDATIELFIREGLLEQVSGDDGGILARHPGQSDEVFRLRAIGHPLQQAFERYYIAISVLAKNGSGTLGAGELEGLCQLAAQRLSLLYAPAAPEFFDKTLFRGFIQKLREMGLVKLDQNSKLAFDERLAGFARDAKIILGRELRHTIEKISPEAARPVSAPADATRG, encoded by the coding sequence CTGTTCGAATCCAGCGCCGCGGGTGCGCCCGGCACTGACCACGCCGACGGCAACGCGTCCGCAGCTGACCTGCAGTCCACGGTGCCCGGCGCTGGCCGTCCGCGCCCGCGGCGCAGCGCGACGCGCCACGCCGCCCCGTGGTGGGCGCGCCTGGTGGGCCGCCTGCTCTCGCCGTGGATCGGCCTGAGCATCGAGCCGCAGGCGCCCGGCCAGGACATCGACGAGCGCCCGGTCTGCTACGTGCTCGAGGACTACGGCCTGTCCAACGCGCTGATCCTCGACCGCGCCTGCCGCGAGGCCGGCCTGCCGTCGCCCCTGGTGCCGCTGGCCAATGACCCGCTCGGCCGCCGACGCGCCTATGTCGCGCTGTCGCGCCGCAACGCCGGCAGCGCGCTGGCGCTCGCCACCCAGATCGCCACCCAACGCCGGCCGGAGAAGAAGAAGAACCACTCCGATTCGCTGGCCAAGCTGCTCCAGGCCCACCGCAGCGATCCGCTGCTGGACGTGCAGCTGGTGCCGGTGTCGATCTTCGTCGGCCGCGCGCCGGACAAGAACAGCGGCTGGTTCTCGGTGCTGTTCTCGGAGAACTGGGCCCTGGTCGGGCGGTTCCGGCGCCTGCTGGCCATCATGCTCAACGGCCGCGACACCCTGGTGCGCTTCGCGCCGCCGGTGGCGGTGCGTGCCATCGTCGCCGAAGGCCTGGAGCCCGAGCGCGAGGTGCGCAAGCTCTCGCGCCTGCTGCGCACCCACTTCAACCGCATCCGCGCCGCGGTCATCGGCCCCGACCTGTCGACGCGCCGCCTGCTGGTGGACAAGGTGCTGTCGTCGGGGCCGGTGCGCGAGGCCATCGCCGACCAGGCCCGGCGCGAGGGCGGCGATCCCGCCAAGGCCCAGGCCGAGGCCTGGAAGAAGGCCCACGGCTACGCCTACGAGATCGCCGCCGACTACGCGCATCCGGTGGTGCGCTCGGCCAGCTTCCTGCTGACCACGGTCTGGAACCGGATCTTCCGCGGCGTGCTGGTACACCATCTCGACCAGCTCAAGGCGGTCGCGCCCGGCAACGAAATCGTCTACGTGCCCTGCCACCGCAGCCACATGGACTACCTGCTGCTGAGCTACCTGCTGTACACGCGCGGCATCGTGCCGCCGCACATCGCCGCCGGCATCAACCTCAACCTGCCGGTGATCGGCACCATCCTGCGCAAGGGCGGCGCGTTCTTCATCCGCCGCAGCTTCCGCGGCAACGCGCTGTATTCGGCGGTGTTCACCGAGTACGTGGCACAGCTGGTCGCCGGCGGCTATTCGATCGAATACTTCATCGAAGGCGGGCGCTCGCGCACCGGCCGCCTGCTGCAGCCCAAGGGCGGCATGGTGGCGATGACGGTGCGCGGCTTCCTGCGCCAGCCGACGCGCCCGGTGCTGTTCCAGCCGGTCTACATCGGCTACGAGAAGCTGATGGAGGGCAACAGCTACCTCGATGAGCTCTCCGGCAAGCCCAAGGAGAAAGAGTCGATCTGGACGCTGCTGTGGGGCATCCCCAAGGTGCTGCGGCAGAACTACGGCCAGGTGGTGGTGAACTTCGGCGAGCCGATCGCGCTGGCCGACATGCTCGCCGAGCACGCCAGCGACTGGGACGGCCGGCCGCTGTCGGACGAGGACAAGCCCGCCTGGCTGTCGACCACCGTCGACGCCACCGCGCAGCGGATCCAGGAGCGGGTCAACAGCGCCGCCGACGTCAACCCGATCAACCTGATCGCGCTGGCCCTGCTGTCCACGCCCAAGCATGCGATGGGCGAGGCCGACCTGGTTGCGCAGATCGTGCTGTCGAAGAAGCTGCTGGCCGAAGTGCCCTACAGCGCGCTGGTCACCATGACCCCGCATTCGCCGGCGCAGATCATCGCCCACGGCGAGGAGATCGGCGTGCTGCACCGCGTGGTGCATCCGCTGGGCGACGTGCTGCGCGTCGACGGCGACACCGCGGTGCTGCTGTCGTACTTCCGCAACAACGTGGTCCACCTGTTCACCGCGTCGGCGTGGATCGCCTGCTGCTTCCTGCACAACCGGCGGATGGCGCGCAACACCCTGCTGCGGATCGGCCGCGCGATGTACCCGTTCCTGCAGGGCGAGCTGTTCCTGCCCTGGGACGAGGACGGCTTCGCCTCGCGGATCGACGCCACCATCGAGCTGTTCATCCGCGAGGGCCTGCTCGAGCAGGTCAGCGGCGACGACGGCGGCATCCTGGCGCGCCACCCCGGGCAGTCGGACGAGGTCTTCCGGCTGCGCGCGATCGGGCATCCGCTGCAGCAGGCCTTCGAGCGCTACTACATCGCGATCTCGGTGCTGGCCAAGAACGGCTCGGGCACGCTCGGCGCCGGCGAGCTGGAGGGCCTGTGCCAGCTGGCGGCGCAGCGGCTGTCGCTGCTGTACGCGCCGGCCGCCCCGGAATTCTTCGACAAGACCCTGTTTCGCGGCTTCATCCAGAAGCTGCGCGAAATGGGCCTGGTGAAGCTGGACCAGAACAGCAAGCTGGCCTTCGACGAGCGCCTGGCCGGCTTCGCGCGCGACGCCAAGATCATCCTGGGCCGCGAGCTGCGGCATACGATCGAGAAGATCAGTCCGGAAGCGGCGCGGCCCGTTTCAGCGCCCGCGGACGCCACCCGGGGCTGA
- a CDS encoding Ig-like domain-containing protein: MGVRLSLAICILGLYGPAPALAADHGAIADPARAVRDRPVAIDVLANDPGVSARTVMWIATRPAHGTATVQGREIVYTPTAGFVGRDTLRYLVKTGRRVGLATVTVDVAPAQLTLAGRVTEGGADAQVSAVSGRLRFMAQANAAGDYVLPMAGYDDDMVRLQSRRGQVALASIVGSFGRLRGESGADAILSRDENAQVQVTRLATSLAYLLQLAGNGAPILGEQQLDDARAAIDSDVLLQMAAAIDLVAGHGYPLPPGIADTLELISDTDAYRQFVADVAASDPQALQEAVAQILADPEVLPPTGRDAFVGDWTMILSSASGTIRVGVVYAERVSLHDDGGGQYADTTAAPLTAVDWTFVDGEARATLLPPRREEYELFRDGTFVRLIHLIDRVDLVRLVDGGSGRHVVGARYHQREILADPPYTERSYVTNATRQAHAPGFPGLPFPASEFPGAHALPIHRPEIFGAGVAESSLTAANFGIHTFSADGTGTVDDGQAFNWSLGADGRLSLGYSDGETVDMTRLHVDGLKGVGILAEYLLPGGRSKVAYSLASARDGSLSFTPGVLTGPWRSGFDVSQTAYDFAPFYGFYLVLDAIGTGSYVSISETGSTTTPLRWDIVNGVMVARQFSGTQVSRERRWIPVSRSGDRIYVHEELWADPDLGGPLPMLLQSQRANFYDSEAPPAAVRQPLVPRSAPGGVRGR; the protein is encoded by the coding sequence ATGGGTGTTCGCCTCAGCCTTGCCATTTGCATCCTGGGCCTGTACGGCCCCGCACCAGCCCTGGCCGCGGACCATGGGGCGATTGCCGACCCGGCCAGGGCCGTGCGGGACCGTCCGGTCGCGATCGACGTCCTGGCCAACGACCCGGGCGTCAGCGCGCGCACGGTCATGTGGATCGCGACCCGGCCCGCCCATGGCACGGCGACCGTGCAGGGCCGGGAGATCGTCTACACGCCCACGGCGGGATTCGTCGGCCGCGACACGCTGCGCTACCTGGTCAAGACCGGCCGCCGCGTGGGCCTGGCGACGGTGACGGTGGACGTGGCTCCGGCCCAGCTGACGCTGGCCGGCAGGGTCACGGAAGGAGGAGCGGATGCGCAGGTGTCCGCGGTCTCCGGGCGGCTCCGGTTCATGGCGCAGGCGAATGCAGCCGGTGACTACGTGCTGCCCATGGCGGGCTATGACGACGACATGGTCAGGTTGCAGAGCCGCCGCGGGCAGGTCGCGCTGGCCAGTATCGTCGGGTCGTTCGGGCGCCTGCGCGGGGAGTCCGGGGCCGACGCCATCCTGTCGCGCGACGAGAACGCGCAGGTGCAGGTGACGCGCCTGGCCACGTCGCTCGCCTACCTCCTGCAGCTGGCCGGAAACGGGGCGCCGATCCTCGGGGAACAGCAGCTCGACGATGCACGTGCGGCGATCGACAGTGACGTGCTGCTGCAGATGGCCGCCGCGATCGACCTCGTTGCCGGCCATGGATACCCGCTGCCTCCAGGCATCGCCGACACGCTCGAACTGATCAGCGACACCGACGCCTACCGGCAGTTCGTCGCCGACGTCGCGGCCTCCGATCCGCAAGCGCTCCAGGAGGCGGTTGCGCAAATCCTGGCTGATCCAGAGGTCCTTCCGCCGACGGGGCGCGACGCGTTCGTCGGCGACTGGACCATGATTTTGTCCAGCGCCTCCGGAACGATCCGGGTCGGCGTGGTCTACGCCGAGCGGGTGTCGCTGCACGACGATGGTGGCGGGCAGTACGCTGATACAACGGCCGCGCCGCTGACCGCCGTCGACTGGACGTTCGTGGACGGAGAAGCCCGCGCCACGCTGCTGCCGCCACGCCGCGAGGAATACGAACTGTTCCGGGACGGAACCTTCGTGCGCCTCATCCACCTGATCGATCGCGTCGACCTTGTCCGGCTGGTGGACGGGGGCAGCGGCCGGCACGTCGTCGGGGCCCGCTACCACCAGCGCGAGATCCTTGCGGATCCGCCCTATACCGAGCGGAGCTATGTCACGAACGCGACGAGGCAGGCCCATGCGCCCGGGTTCCCGGGCCTGCCATTTCCTGCTTCTGAGTTCCCGGGCGCGCATGCCCTGCCCATCCACCGGCCGGAAATCTTCGGTGCTGGCGTAGCCGAAAGCTCTCTGACCGCAGCGAACTTCGGCATACACACCTTCTCCGCGGATGGAACCGGCACGGTCGACGACGGCCAGGCGTTCAACTGGTCGCTGGGAGCTGACGGCCGCCTCTCGCTGGGCTATTCCGATGGCGAAACCGTCGACATGACGCGGCTTCACGTCGACGGCCTGAAAGGCGTCGGGATCCTTGCCGAATACCTGCTGCCCGGGGGGCGCAGCAAGGTCGCCTACAGCCTCGCCTCGGCGCGCGACGGCAGCCTTTCGTTCACTCCGGGGGTCCTGACCGGGCCATGGCGGTCGGGGTTCGACGTCAGCCAGACCGCGTACGACTTCGCGCCGTTCTACGGCTTCTACCTGGTGCTCGACGCCATTGGCACGGGCAGCTACGTCAGCATCTCCGAAACCGGCTCCACCACGACCCCGCTGCGCTGGGACATCGTCAACGGCGTGATGGTGGCAAGGCAGTTCTCCGGGACCCAGGTCTCGCGTGAGCGCCGCTGGATCCCGGTGTCGCGGTCGGGTGACCGCATCTACGTCCACGAAGAGCTGTGGGCCGACCCCGACCTGGGCGGCCCCCTTCCCATGCTGCTCCAGAGCCAGCGAGCGAACTTCTACGATTCCGAGGCGCCGCCGGCAGCCGTGCGCCAGCCCCTGGTCCCGCGCTCAGCCCCGGGTGGCGTCCGCGGGCGCTGA
- a CDS encoding YdcH family protein, giving the protein MPSFDPAEQARLSARLQALRTEHRDLDAAVARLQRDPGADELMVKRLKRRKLQLKDAMERVESAMIPDEPA; this is encoded by the coding sequence ATGCCCAGCTTCGACCCAGCGGAGCAGGCGCGCCTGAGCGCGCGGCTGCAGGCGCTCCGGACCGAACACCGCGACCTCGACGCCGCGGTCGCCCGGCTGCAGCGCGATCCCGGCGCCGACGAGCTGATGGTCAAGCGCCTGAAGCGGCGCAAGCTGCAGCTCAAGGACGCCATGGAGCGCGTGGAGTCGGCGATGATTCCCGACGAACCGGCCTAA